A stretch of Coccidioides posadasii str. Silveira chromosome 2, complete sequence DNA encodes these proteins:
- the HXT1 gene encoding hexose transporter hxt1 (EggNog:ENOG410PFSV~COG:G~TransMembrane:12 (i42-63o100-120i127-145o151-175i187-209o221-240i308-331o343-361i373-395o407-433i445-467o473-494i)~BUSCO:5124at33183) — translation MEKLRDYIHFGRNRASSELEKDVSAQHAEAQAGQFVETPIRWVTLHSVIMGMFVSMGGFLFGYDTGQISGILAMEDFLKRFGEKDATGDGYHFSNVRSGLIVAILSVGTLMGALIAGPIADRLGRKWSISSWCIVLAVGIIVQVASEAPDWWQVVIGRWIAGLGVGALSLLVPLYQGESAPKHIRGAMISTYQLFITLGIFVANCINYGTEGIDNTGSWRIPMAVTFLWLLILGFGMMFFPESPRYAYRQGKIAEAKRTMMKFYGIPENHKRLHEEFVEIQQKYEEDMAAKDESWWQMFRAPRMRYRLLLGIILQALQQLTGANYFFYYGTVIFKGAGVENSYVTQMILGAVNFGSTFLGLYNIEHFGRRKSLIVGAGWMFICFLIFASVGHFALDLERPESTPKAGTAMVVFACLFILGFASTWGPMIWAIVAELYPSRYRARSMALATASNWLWNFLIGFFTPFITEKIDFRYGYVFAGCLFLAAATVYFGVIEGSGRTLEELDTLYILRVKPWQSAKYELPPVEELPLENRTAGTSHASSHEEADLNRPTSEQKNYD, via the exons ATGGAAAAACTTAGAGATTATATCCATTTTGGGCGAAATAGAGCCTCATCTGAATTGGAAAAGGATGTCTCCGCTCAACATGCAGAGGCCCAAGCCGGCCAGTTCGTGGAAACTCCAATCCGATGGGTGACATTGCACTCAGTTATCATGGGGATGTTCGTCTCCATGGGTGGATTTCTCTTTGGCTATGATACCGGCCAGATTTCTGGAATCCTGGCCATGGAGGATTTCTTGAAAAGGTTTGGTGAGAAAGACGCCACCGGGGATGGCTATCATTTCAGCAACGTTAGGTCTGGTTTGATCGTGGCAATA CTTTCTGTCGGTACTTTGATGGGCGCGTTGATTGCTGGACCCATTGCAGACCGACTGGGGCGGAAGTGGTCAATATCTTCATGGTGTATTGTGCTCGCTGTCGGTATCATTGTCCAAGTGGCTTCAGAAGCACCAGACTGGTGGCAAGTTGTTATTGGTCGTTGGATCGCTGGTCTTGGAGTCGGTGCTCTCTCGCTCCTGGTACCTCTATACCAGGGTGAGAGTGCCCCTAAGCACATCAGGGGTGCTATGATCAG TACCTATCAACTCTTTATTACCTTAGGTATATTCGTCGCAAATTGTATCAACTACGGAACTGAGGGAATTGACAACACTGGCTCGTGGAGAATTCCGATGGCGGTCACTTTCCTTTGGCTTCTCATTCTAGGGTTTGGAATGATGTTCTTCCCCGAGTCCCCACGGTATGCTTACCGCCAAGGCAAGATCGCGGAAGCAAAGAGAACAATGATGAAGTTCTACGGAATTCCTGAAAATCATAAAAGGCTACATGAAGAATTCGTCGAGATCCAGCAAAAGTACGAAGAGGATATGGCTGCCAAAGATGAAAGTTGGTGGCAAATGTTCCGTGCGCCTAGAATGAGATATAGGCTCCTGCTTGGCATCATCCTTCAAGCACTTCAACAGCTGACCGGTGCTAATTACTTCTTCTACTATGGCACCGTTATCTTTAAAGGCGCTGGCGTCGAGAACAGCTATGTAACTCAAATGATTCTCGgagctgtcaattttggcaGTACATTTCTCGGTTTATACAACATTGAACACTTTGGCCGCCGCAAATCCTTGATCGTGGGTGCGGGATGGATGTTCATTTGCTTCCTTATCTTTGCATCTGTTGGCCACTTCGCTCTGGATTTGGAGCGCCCCGAGAGCACTCCCAAGGCAGGCACTGCCATGGTTGTCTTCGCCTGTCTGTTCATTCTTGGATTCGCAAGTACATGGGGCCCCATGATCTGGGCCATCGTCGCAGAATTATACCCATCTCGCTACCGTGCACGATCAATGGCTCTCGCCACCGCGTCTAACTGGCTCTGGAACTTCCTCATCGGCTTCTTTACCCCCTTTATCACCGAGAAGATTGATTTCAGATACGGCTATGTTTTCGCCGGATGTCTGTTTCTCGCAGCGGCCACTGTGTATTTCGGGGTTATTGAAGGCTCGGGCCGCACCTTGGAAGAATTGGATACGTTGTATATTCTCAGGGTCAAACCATGGCAGAGTGCCAAATATGAACTCCCGCCGGTTGAGGAGTTGCCTCTCGAAAATAGAACGGCCGGCACTTCTCACGCCTCGTCTCATGAAGAGGCTGATCTGAACCGCCCAACGTCGGAACAGAAGAATTATGATTAA
- a CDS encoding uncharacterized protein (EggNog:ENOG410PGKJ~COG:Q~TransMembrane:10 (i29-57o77-105i157-178o184-202i750-773o793-815i866-887o893-913i978-999o1011-1030i)~BUSCO:692at33183), producing the protein MLAETVSVCDPGPERTWMSLFYFTTRRHIIPFLAAVIFALASGLTFPLLAIILGRIFNELTNFGAHSIATAQLMDAISVNCIFLFALGLSIWFIQSAYLSLWIVFGELQVKRARDELFKELLAKETKWFDLTTDGVTALLPRIQSHMRDFQLAVSQPLGSVFQGMVASLTGLILALYISWSLTLISLATVPVCAVVISVISMKIQPEIKAQRQELDRASKFSSNAVYSIDVVKVMNGQALEIENYMSAIRAAARHYLKQVRFTAIEIGSIHMLTFGMFVQGFWYGAYLVSVGKLNPGQVLTTFWACLQATQSIENIIPQLLVLEKGRAAATALKDILGHVHPINGSSGLMSENKTPQFCDGDIKFDNVTFAYPSQPDRLVLNRCSFFFPAGNITFVVGRSGSGKSTLGNLLLRFYAPASGEILIDGVPIHSLDINWIRNNITLVQQQSPLFNESIIRNIAFGAQDPVGVRLDDIVGCVSFAHLKETVQSMPNGLDTVVGLGGDRLSGGQRQRVALARSHLRDTPILIMDESTSALDYYTRIAIMDSLRKWRKGKTTVIITHDLSQIDEQDFVYVVDNGRISCQGYKTGLDSQHQPIIIPSPKRARIKSSEVGDITSGPVSFVGYPDSQRPPSFLPRPMSPDYSVNNCSRLVFSPVSYSPVFRQSRYHLSSNQPSPSHSLEPSAHFQSSMSHSGELGTRFAALSPLSKHSEVEQLRYQASISEASPSIHQQGSLFQTLRTVVPSLSKTENILLTLGFIAAFFHAAATPAFAFLFSQLLSTFYLTEDRLPAALRYALGILGVSIANGIASFWLHYLLERCGHAWVDRLRHQAISRIVQQPKTWFENCPNNASSLVNCLDRNAEEMRNLVGRFSGFMFVAAVMMVMGTVWGLALCWRLTLVGCACAPVLYALTRVFEKVSGYWEARCNNAAEVVSGIFSETFLDIRNVRSLTLESYFHRKHFLANLETLAIGIKRGCYTGFMFGLSESSIVFVYALVFYYGALLVSSMQYSTKAILTVFSMLLFSMANVKAVLSLVPQISSSRDSATQVLQLAGLPSDRSHEHEGHLRILHPVPIKFTAVNFSYPAQPDKLVLHNFNLTINENTCTAIVGRSGSGKSTIASLVLALYPTKTRRIRHLGQKEGSISLGGLDLREIHVPTLRSLISIVPQRPVIFPISIRENISYGLEESNFYNTLENVRAAAKAAGIDDFISSLPSGYDTIVGDGGVGLSGGQTQRLVIARALIRRPRVLILDEATSSLDVESAAAIKRTVSRLMRARDGRRGGGLTVVIITHAKEMMQVADRVVVVDKGEVVEEGPFEDLVNKHGGELRRLLRVSECM; encoded by the exons ATGTTAGCAGAAACAGTTTCTGTTTGCGACCCAGGACCGGAGAGGACATGGATGTCGTTATTTTACTTCACAACAAGGAGGCATATCATACCCTTCCTTGCAGCAGTGATATTTGCCCTCGCGAGTGGACTCACATTTCCTCTTCTTGCAATCATACTTGGTCGCATCTTCAATGAGCTTACGAATTTTGGCGCCCATTCGATCGCCACAGCACAGCTGATGGATGCAATCTCCGTCAATTGCATATTCCTGTTTGCCTTGGGACTCTCCATTTGGTTTATCCAGTCTGCCTATCTTTCTTTATGGATTGTTTTTGGAGAATTGCAGGTAAAGAGAGCTCGCGACGAGCTTTTCAAAGAATTGCTCGCTAAGGAAACGAAATGGTTTGATTTGACTACAGATGGAGTCACTGCGCTTCTACCACGCATTCAATC ACACATGCGAGATTTCCAGTTGGCAGTTTCTCAGCCTTTGGGCTCTGTATTCCAGGGCATGGTCGCGTCTCTCACTGGCCTCATACTGGCGCTTTATATCTCATGGAGCCTTACTCTTATCTCCCTTGCCACGGTTCCTGTCTGTGCTGTGGTCATATCCGTAATCTCGATGAAAATACAGCCGGAGATCAAAGCACAGCGGCAAGAATTGGATAGAGCCTCTAAATTTTCCAGCAACGCTGTTTACTCGATCGACGTCGTTAAAGTAATGAATGGACAGGCCCtggaaatagaaaattatatGTCTGCAATTCGCGCGGCTGCCCGTCACTACCTCAAACAAGTACGATTTACTGCTATCGAAATAGGATCTATCCACATGTTAACGTTTGGAATGTTCGTTCAGGGCTTTTGGTATGGAGCCTATCTTGTTTCAGTCGGAAAGTTGAATCCAGGACAAGTCTTAACCACATTCTGGGCATGCCTCCAAGCCACGCAGTCAATCGAGAATATCATTCCTCAGCTGCTTGTCCTTGAAAAGGGAAGGGCCGCGGCGACAGCCCTCAAGGACATTCTTGGCCATGTGCACCCGATCAACGGCTCGAGTGGATTGATGAGCGAGAACAAAACTCCGCAATTTTGCGATGGGGACATAAAATTCGACAAT GTCACCTTTGCGTATCCATCTCAACCCGATCGCTTGGTTTTGAACCGCTgctccttcttctttcccGCTGGCAATATCACTTTTGTCGTTGGGAGGAGTGGATCAGGGAAAAGCACCCTAGGAAATCTATTGTTGAGGTTTTATGCTCCCGCTTCTGGGGAAATATTGATTGACGGTGTTCCAATTCATTCTTTGGACATCAACTGGATTCGGAACAATATCACTTTGGTGCAGCAACAAAGCCCGCTCTTCAACGAATCAATCATTAGAAATATCGCTTTCGGTGCTCAAGACCCTGTCGGTGTTAGGCTGGATGATATTGTCGGCTGCGTCTCTTTTGCGCACTTGAAAGAAACTGTCCAGTCCATGCCTAACGGCCTTGATACCGTGGTTGGGCTGGGCGGTGACCGCCTTAGTGGCGGACAGCGACAGCGGGTAGCTTTAGCCAGGTCGCATCTGAGGGATACGCCTATTCTTATCATGGATGAATCAACAAGCGCCTTGGACTATTATACACGAATAGCCATTATGGACTCCCTTCGGAAatggagaaaaggaaagactACAGTTATTATCACGCATGATCTATCTCAGATAGACGAGCAAGACTTTGTCTATGTCGTGGATAATGGAAGAATATCTTGTCAAGGATATAAGACAGGGCTCGATAGTCAACATCAGCCCATTATCATTCCTTCGCCAAAACGCGCTAGGATCAAGTCCAGCGAAGTGGGCGATATTACGTCAGGTCCCGTATCGTTTGTTGGCTATCCAGATTCCCAAAGGCCTCCGAGCTTTCTACCCCGGCCAATGAGCCCAGACTATTCAGTCAATAATTGCTCCCGTCTTGTCTTTTCCCCGGTGTCTTACTCCCCAGTATTTCGTCAGTCGCGCTATCATTTATCTTCAAATCAGCCTAGCCCAAGTCATTCGCTCGAACCGTCGGCCCATTTCCAAAGTTCAATGTCCCATTCAGGGGAACTTGGCACCAGATTCGCGGCACTATCGCCTTTGAGCAAGCATTCAGAGGTCGAGCAGCTTAGGTATCAAGCTTCAATATCAGAGGCGTCACCGTCCATTCATCAACAAGGTTCCCTATTCCAAACCTTGCGTACTGTTGTGCCTTCTTTATCCAAGACAGAAAATATTCTGTTGACATTGGGGTTCATCGCTGCGTTCTTTCACGCTGCTGCCACCCCGGCATTTGCTTTTCTATTCTCTCAGTTGCTCAGCACATTCTACCTGACTGAAGACCGTCTTCCAGCTGCTCTACGTTATGCACTGGGCATCCTTGGCGTGTCGATTGCAAATGGTATTGCGTCCTTCTGGCTGCACTACCTTTTGGAACGTTGCGGGCATGCTTGGGTCGATCGATTGCGTCACCAAGCAATCAGTCGGATCGTCCAACAGCCTAAAACTTGGTTTGAGAATTGTCCTAACAATGCTTCAAGCTTAGTTAATTGTTTAGATCGTAATGCCGAGGAAATGAGAAATCTTGTGGGGAGATTCTCTGGCTTTATGTTTGTTGCTGCCgtgatgatggtgatgggCACAGTATGGGGTCTGGCACTATGTTGGAGACTAACTTTGGTTGGCTGCGCATGTGCGCCGGTCCTTTATGCGCTTACAAGAGTGTTTGAGAAAGTAAGCGGGTATTGGGAAGCTCGCTGTAACAATGCAGCAGAGGTCGTGTCGGGTATATTCTCCGAGACGTTCTTGGATATTCGCAACGTTCGATCCCTCACTCTGGAGTCCTACTTCCACAGAAAGCATTTTCTTGCAAACTTGGAGACTCTAGCTATAGGGATAAAGAGAGGGTGCTATACGGGCTTCATGTTTGGCTTGTCAGAGTCATCTATCGTATTTGTCTACG CTCTTGTATTTTACTATGGGGCATTATTGGTTTCTTCGATGCAGTACTCCACAAAGGCAATCTTGACTGTCTTTTCTATGTTGCTGTTTAGCATGGCCAATGTTAAAGCGGTCCTTTCCCTTG TTCCACAGATCAGCTCTTCTAGAGATAGTGCCACTCAGGTTTTGCAGCTCGCAGGGCTACCGAGCGATCGGTCTCATGAGCACGAAGGCCATCTGCGTATCCTACATCCGGTACCCATCAAATTCACTGCTGTTAATTTCAGCTATCCAGCCCAGCCAGACAAACTCGTTTTGCACAACTTCAACTTGACCATCAATGAAAACACCTGCACAGCCATTGTAGGTCGCTCTGGTTCGGGCAAGTCCACCATCGCATCCCTTGTTCTCGCACTTTACCCCACCAAGACTAGGAGAATTAGGCATCTAGGGCAAAAAGAGGGTTCAATATCCCTTGGAGGCCTAGACCTTCGAGAAATTCACGTCCCAACGCTCCGCTCACTGATATCCATCGTTCCCCAACGACCCGTGATATTCCCCATTTCCATCCGTGAAAACATCAGTTACGGGCTCGAGGAATCAAATTTCTACAATACACTCGAGAACGTTCGTGCTGCCGCTAAGGCAGCTGGGATCGATGATTTTATCTCTTCCCTTCCATCAGGGTACGATACCATTGTCGGTGATGGAGGTGTTGGCTTGTCTGGCGGCCAAACGCAACGCTTGGTTATTGCCAGGGCACTCATTCGTCGGCCGCGAGTCTTGATTTTGGATGAGGCCACATCGAGCTTAGACGTTGAGAGTGCGGCAGCTATTAAACGCACGGTGAGTAGGTTGATGAGGGCGCGGGATGGCCGACGCGGTGGTGGCTTAACAGTGGTTATTATTACCCATGCGAAGGAGATGATGCAGGTGGCAGACAGGGTGGTGGTAGTTGATAAGGGGGAAGTGGTTGAGGAAGGACCTTTCGAGGACCTGGTAAATAAGCATGGTGGTGAGTTGAGAAGGCTGTTGAGAGTAAGTGAGTGCATGTGA